A genomic window from Pecten maximus chromosome 2, xPecMax1.1, whole genome shotgun sequence includes:
- the LOC117321793 gene encoding uncharacterized protein LOC117321793: MTDSILLLVTSGSNKKTTFRIHKDASVEDLMRKIADWNGIDPKSQGVLFAGKELASEKKGKKMYISDYKLLDRSELFVVFKLPGGNDPEPPKTLDDDVELSDAPDMITWDDDPDNKRAKMPCGHAISPESLTAYCRSLLTAGKFQFYCPYIDQDNGTYCGQPWEYFIVRRLAVLTEEEKTEFETKMSQNYMRKSAGIQECPQCSVFCMRVNSKDRRVVCLSCSKGTRYEFCWYCLGDWKTFNTTKLWEHGL, encoded by the exons GATGCATCTGTTGAAGATCTGATGAGAAAGATCGCGGATTGGAATGGCATTGACCCTAAAAGCCAGGGTGTGTTGTTCGCCG GAAAGGAGTTGGCATCAGAGAAAAAAGGGAAGAAAATGTACATTTCGGATTACAAGCTACTGGATCGCTCCGAGCTCTTTGTGGTGTTCAAGCTTCCAGGAGGAAATGACCCAGAACCACCGAAAACTCTAGACGATGACGTAGAGCTTAGCGACGCCCCAGATATGATCACGTGGGATGACGATCCCGACAACAAACGCGCCAAAATGCCGTGTGGACATGCAATAA GTCCAGAGTCCCTCACGGCGTACTGTCGGAGTCTGTTGACGGCGGGTAAGTTCCAGTTTTACTGTCCGTATATTGACCAGGATAATGGCACGTACTGCGGTCAGCCCTGGGAGTACTTCATTGTTCGGAGACTTGCAGTTCTCACGGAGGAAGAGAAGACGGAATTTGAGACGAAAATGTCACAGAACTACATGAGGAAATCCGCCGGGATACAAGAATGTCCTCAGTGTTCTGTGTTCTGCATGAGGGTCAACTCTAAAGATCGGCGAGTGGTATGTTTGTCCTGTAGTAAGGGAACCAGGTACGAGTTCTGTTGGTACTGCCTTGGTGACTGGAAGACCTTCAACACGACCAAACTGTGGGAACACGGCTTGTGA